A single genomic interval of Zingiber officinale cultivar Zhangliang chromosome 4A, Zo_v1.1, whole genome shotgun sequence harbors:
- the LOC121972333 gene encoding egg cell-secreted protein 1.4-like, which translates to MHLAARLQSDGMKLCWDSLMELRSCIGEVVLFFLNGETYLGPGCCRAIRVIEHHCWAAEVMLAALGFTPQEGDVLRGYCDAEAGAASPPPPPPIAQGPKVESSEP; encoded by the coding sequence ATGCATCTGGCGGCACGGCTGCAGTCGGACGGAATGAAGCTATGCTGGGACTCGCTGATGGAGCTCCGGTCCTGCATCGGAGaggtggtgctcttcttcctcaacGGTGAGACGTACCTTGGGCCGGGCTGCTGCAGGGCGATCCGGGTCATCGAGCACCACTGCTGGGCCGCCGAGGTCATGCTTGCGGCCCTCGGATTCACTCCGCAAGAGGGTGATGTCCTGCGAGGATACTGCGACGCCGAGGCCGGCGCTGCCTCTCCTCCGCCGCCGCCTCCGATCGCCCAGGGGCCCAAGGTGGAGTCTTCTGAGCCGTAG